From the Thermococcus sp. genome, the window TTCTTTTCGGACTTCACGTGCGCCCTGAGCGGGAACACTACCAAAGCGTCGCTTAGGTACTCAACGTAATTGGCCAGTGTTGGCTTTCCGACCGCTATGCCAAAGCTCTTCATAGTGGAGTGTAGCTTGGTTACCGAGGTGTGGCTTGACGAGGCCAGGAGCTTGAAGAGGAAGCGGAGGGCCCTAAGGTTGTCAACGCGCCACCTCTCAACGATGTCGCGGTAAATAGTGACGTCAAGTATCTCCCGCAGAATCTCGCGCCTGAGCTCCGGCTGGAAGACCACCTCTGGATAGGAGCCCCATTCGAGGCAGTCCCTAATGACTCCCATGAGCTTTCCCCTTGCCTCCAGCCCCAGGAGGGCTTTTTTAAGGTTCTTGACCCCCAACACCTCGGAGAGCGAGAAGGGATAGAGGTTCACCGTTATAGCTCTCCCCCTCAGGACGGTCGCTATCTCCTTTGAGAGGAGCTTTGAGGAGGAACCCGTCAGGATTACTCTATGACCCATGTCGAGGGCGTACCTGACGAAACGCTCCCAGCCATCAACCACTTGGACTTCATCGAGCAGGAAAAGGAGTTTCTCGCCTTTGGGGACGGAGGTCAGGGAGTGGTAGATCCTCAGCATTTCCATTAGGTCCTCGGCGGTTGCCCCAACGAGGCGCGGATCCTCGAAGTTTACGTAGAGGCTTCTCCTTCTCTCAGGATCGAGTTCGTCCCACAGCTGGAAGAGGAAG encodes:
- a CDS encoding ATP-binding protein, producing MIERATWEEVISDYLELRMEYTKREVEVKLPKSRALAIVGPRRAGKTFFLFQLWDELDPERRRSLYVNFEDPRLVGATAEDLMEMLRIYHSLTSVPKGEKLLFLLDEVQVVDGWERFVRYALDMGHRVILTGSSSKLLSKEIATVLRGRAITVNLYPFSLSEVLGVKNLKKALLGLEARGKLMGVIRDCLEWGSYPEVVFQPELRREILREILDVTIYRDIVERWRVDNLRALRFLFKLLASSSHTSVTKLHSTMKSFGIAVGKPTLANYVEYLSDALVVFPLRAHVKSEKKKELLGFKPYFVDNGLLKVLGVSDRGRLLENLVFTELLKRGLRPNEDIFFYVTGSGREVDFIIPGEELIQVSWKLHPENRERELSALIEASAETGIEELTVVTWERYPEGKLEVADRVIHPIPIEKWIEKG